Proteins from a single region of Desulfuromonas acetoxidans DSM 684:
- a CDS encoding sodium:solute symporter family protein, with product MVELALIDKIVIVVYLMCILGVGLWAGRRVTELEEYAVADRNYNSLIIAATLSASFIGGGFTMGNAEKVFSVGIINIVVLWGFSLKELLVARYIAPNAGRFPKAISVGDVMEVDYGKVGKVVTGVFSVLLCAGILGAQIGGMGYLFNLFLGISVPAGILIGMGIIIVYDTIGGMRAVVATDVLQFVVLSLGIPLSLILGIYSLGGLEMMQSRLPSGHLEVFGSISLVKFLSLFLTFLLGETLVPPYVRRLFISKDIRHLCRGTFFSGMFSIPFFAVSGCLGLVALALNPQIDPNQAIPYVVQSALPIGLRGLVIAGIIAVVMSSADSFLNSASVAFVNDIVNPLRKEKLSEQRGLLWARLATLVTGGLAIIFAIRIQSLLDILIYAYNFWSPIILVPLAATLLGYRASKLAFVAGAAAGLVGVYVWNAMLGSPGGFDGLLIGVFANLTVFSTVNVLTPSPAVAADV from the coding sequence GCTGTTGCCGATCGTAACTACAATTCGTTGATCATTGCCGCGACACTGTCGGCTTCCTTTATTGGCGGCGGATTCACCATGGGCAATGCCGAAAAGGTCTTTTCCGTCGGTATTATCAATATCGTAGTTCTGTGGGGGTTCAGTCTCAAAGAGTTGCTGGTGGCGCGCTACATTGCCCCTAATGCCGGACGCTTTCCCAAGGCTATTTCGGTGGGTGACGTGATGGAGGTGGATTACGGCAAGGTCGGCAAAGTGGTTACCGGTGTGTTTTCGGTGTTGCTGTGCGCCGGTATCCTCGGTGCCCAGATCGGCGGCATGGGCTATCTGTTCAACCTGTTTCTTGGCATCTCTGTTCCGGCCGGAATTCTGATCGGCATGGGGATCATCATTGTCTACGATACGATCGGCGGTATGCGGGCCGTCGTGGCCACCGATGTGCTGCAGTTTGTGGTGCTGTCTCTTGGTATCCCTCTGTCATTGATTCTCGGTATTTACAGTCTCGGCGGTCTTGAGATGATGCAGAGTCGTTTACCTTCCGGTCATCTGGAGGTGTTCGGATCGATCAGTCTGGTTAAATTCCTCTCGCTGTTTCTCACTTTTCTGCTTGGTGAAACCCTGGTGCCACCCTATGTGCGTCGTTTGTTCATCAGCAAGGATATCCGCCACTTGTGTCGGGGGACGTTTTTTAGCGGGATGTTTTCCATTCCCTTCTTTGCTGTTTCCGGCTGCCTGGGGTTGGTGGCTCTGGCGCTCAATCCGCAGATTGATCCAAACCAGGCCATTCCCTATGTGGTGCAATCAGCTCTGCCTATCGGCCTGCGTGGTCTGGTGATCGCCGGGATTATTGCCGTGGTGATGTCGTCTGCCGACTCGTTTCTCAACAGCGCTTCGGTGGCGTTTGTCAACGACATCGTCAATCCGCTGCGTAAGGAAAAGCTCAGTGAGCAGCGCGGTTTGCTGTGGGCGCGGCTGGCCACCTTGGTGACGGGAGGTCTGGCGATTATCTTTGCCATCCGCATTCAAAGCCTGCTCGATATCCTCATCTATGCCTACAATTTCTGGTCGCCAATTATCCTGGTACCGCTGGCAGCGACATTGCTGGGTTACCGCGCATCGAAGCTGGCTTTTGTCGCCGGTGCTGCGGCCGGTCTTGTCGGTGTCTATGTGTGGAACGCCATGCTCGGTAGCCCCGGCGGTTTTGATGGTTTGTTGATCGGCGTGTTTGCCAATCTGACCGTCTTTAGCACGGTCAATGTGCTAACGCCTTCGCCTGCTGTCGCAGCGGATGTCTGA